In a single window of the Ferviditalea candida genome:
- a CDS encoding PAS domain-containing sensor histidine kinase, translated as MNDQQKEMQLFTHAFKFAAIGMALVSPDGRWLKVNRALCCIVGYSEEELLQMSFQTITHPDDLDRDLNFVRQMMNDELETYQVEKRYFHKSGRVVWVLLSVSLVRDGKNSPLYFISQIQDISEKKKIEKSQRHLIAILEETTDFVATGDKYGNVLYYNSAARKMLGISDDEDISRIIIPQTHTPWAAELVMNTALPYAEKHGVWSGETELLSRNGEEIPVLQVIIAHREQNGDIEYFSTIARDIRKLKKTEEILSKTDRLAALGQLAAGVAHEIRNPLTTLRGFIQIFLAKDASNKEYLDIMLSELDRINLIVSELLMLAKPQAANFQVKDLKVLVRNVITLLQTQAILHNVQMIAQFDEEPLCVKCEENHLKQVFINIIQNAVEAMSEGGDLAIEVKKHDDGNALIRFADQGCGIPEDRLSKLGEPFYSTKEKGFGLGLMVSYKIIKEHRGTIHVKSLMGQGTTFDVFLPVCETRST; from the coding sequence ATGAATGATCAGCAAAAAGAAATGCAGCTGTTCACCCATGCGTTTAAATTTGCGGCAATCGGCATGGCTCTCGTTTCGCCGGATGGGCGTTGGCTGAAAGTAAACCGTGCTCTTTGCTGTATTGTCGGGTATTCTGAAGAGGAGTTATTGCAGATGTCGTTCCAAACGATTACCCATCCGGATGATTTGGATCGTGACTTGAATTTCGTGCGCCAAATGATGAACGACGAGTTGGAAACCTATCAAGTCGAGAAACGCTATTTTCATAAATCGGGGCGTGTGGTTTGGGTCCTGCTGAGCGTATCGCTGGTTCGTGACGGCAAGAACAGCCCTCTTTATTTCATTTCACAAATTCAGGATATTTCCGAAAAGAAAAAGATCGAGAAATCCCAGCGGCATCTTATCGCCATTTTGGAAGAGACGACCGATTTTGTGGCGACCGGCGACAAGTACGGAAATGTACTTTATTACAACAGTGCGGCGCGGAAAATGCTGGGAATCAGTGACGATGAGGATATTTCCAGGATTATCATACCGCAAACCCATACGCCGTGGGCGGCCGAGCTGGTCATGAACACGGCGCTTCCATACGCGGAAAAACACGGCGTTTGGAGCGGGGAAACCGAATTGCTGAGCCGTAACGGAGAGGAAATACCGGTTTTGCAAGTCATTATCGCGCATAGAGAGCAAAACGGAGATATCGAATATTTTTCAACGATTGCAAGGGATATCAGAAAGCTTAAAAAAACGGAAGAAATCCTCAGCAAAACGGATCGGCTTGCCGCTTTGGGACAATTGGCCGCGGGTGTCGCTCATGAAATAAGGAATCCGCTGACTACCTTGAGAGGATTCATTCAAATCTTCTTGGCTAAGGACGCCAGCAATAAAGAATATCTTGATATCATGCTGTCCGAGTTGGATCGAATCAATCTCATTGTCAGCGAGCTTCTCATGCTGGCCAAACCGCAGGCTGCCAATTTTCAAGTCAAGGATCTGAAGGTTCTGGTCCGGAACGTGATCACCCTTTTGCAGACCCAGGCCATTCTTCATAATGTGCAAATGATTGCGCAGTTTGACGAAGAGCCTTTATGTGTAAAGTGCGAGGAAAACCACTTGAAACAGGTATTTATCAATATCATCCAAAATGCGGTTGAAGCGATGTCTGAAGGGGGGGATCTTGCGATCGAAGTCAAAAAGCATGACGACGGAAACGCGCTTATTCGTTTTGCGGATCAAGGATGCGGAATTCCGGAGGACCGCTTGTCCAAATTGGGGGAACCGTTTTATTCTACTAAAGAAAAGGGATTCGGCTTGGGTTTGATGGTTAGCTATAAAATCATTAAAGAGCATCGAGGAACCATCCATGTCAAAAGCCTGATGGGTCAAGGAACAACCTTTGATGTGTTTTTACCTGTCTGTGAAACTCGATCAACATGA